Proteins encoded within one genomic window of Acidimicrobiales bacterium:
- a CDS encoding nitrite/sulfite reductase — MPITPVVPAPRDLDAEQQRDIERFEAAVAQYVAGEIDEDMFRVMRLNNGIYGQRQGGTNQMVRIKFPAGSATPEQLEMIGFLAETYSRGWAHITTRQNIQMHFVELTRTPELMQHLASVGLTTREACGDTVRNVMACHLAGACPYEKLDVTPWAEAVFEHFVRNPIGQRLPRKFKINFSGCNTDCGQAMFNDVGVVATARTLDDGSIEQGFKVYLAGGLGANPHPAIALEDFTTREELLPTIEAILRIFDQNGNRDNKLRARMKWLVDTMGADELRERILKLRYTLPASSSWPGGIPGIVAKEGDAPAGQASTGEITQVGQGVRVDIMPNEPYQRWEATSVVRGEAKGTVSAVAYAALGDITADQFRSLAAIQRELGADVRLTNRQNVVFRGLSESQVEILHQRLEAIGMARPGAELARDVVACPGADTCNLAVTQSRGLARAIGEQLEEEGLAEVGGVRINISGCTNSCGQHHASDIGFFGAERRAHRQSAPGYQMLLGGYVGQETIHFGEKALRLPAKAAPEAATRVVRRFAAERSAGETFRGWMDRAGGVKAVAADLKDLDWFPEPDAGPEYFVDFDETGPFSAEIGQGECAV; from the coding sequence GTGCCGATCACACCAGTCGTTCCGGCGCCGCGGGACCTCGACGCCGAACAGCAGCGTGACATCGAGCGGTTCGAGGCCGCCGTCGCCCAATACGTCGCCGGCGAGATCGACGAGGACATGTTCCGGGTCATGCGCCTCAACAACGGCATCTACGGCCAGCGCCAGGGCGGCACCAACCAGATGGTGCGCATCAAGTTCCCGGCCGGCAGCGCAACCCCCGAACAGCTCGAGATGATCGGCTTCCTCGCCGAGACCTACTCGCGAGGATGGGCCCACATCACCACCCGCCAGAACATCCAGATGCACTTCGTCGAGCTCACCAGGACACCCGAGCTGATGCAGCATCTGGCGTCGGTCGGCCTCACCACCCGCGAGGCCTGCGGCGACACGGTCCGCAACGTCATGGCCTGCCACCTCGCTGGTGCCTGCCCCTACGAGAAGCTCGACGTCACCCCGTGGGCCGAAGCCGTGTTCGAGCACTTCGTGCGCAACCCCATCGGCCAGCGCCTGCCCCGCAAGTTCAAGATCAACTTCTCGGGCTGCAACACCGACTGCGGCCAGGCCATGTTCAACGACGTCGGCGTGGTGGCCACCGCCCGCACGCTCGACGACGGTTCGATCGAGCAGGGCTTCAAGGTGTACCTGGCCGGTGGGCTGGGCGCGAACCCCCATCCCGCCATCGCGCTCGAGGACTTCACCACCCGCGAGGAGCTGCTGCCCACCATCGAGGCGATCCTGCGGATCTTCGACCAGAACGGCAACCGCGACAACAAGCTGCGGGCCCGCATGAAGTGGCTGGTCGACACCATGGGCGCCGACGAGCTGCGTGAGCGGATCCTCAAGCTGCGCTACACCCTGCCCGCGTCCTCCAGCTGGCCCGGCGGGATCCCCGGCATCGTGGCCAAGGAGGGCGACGCCCCCGCCGGACAGGCCAGCACCGGAGAGATCACCCAGGTCGGCCAGGGCGTCCGGGTCGACATCATGCCCAACGAGCCCTACCAGCGCTGGGAGGCCACCAGCGTGGTCCGCGGCGAGGCCAAGGGGACCGTCTCGGCGGTCGCCTACGCCGCGCTCGGCGACATCACCGCCGATCAGTTCCGCTCGCTGGCCGCCATCCAGCGCGAGCTCGGGGCCGACGTCCGCCTGACCAACCGCCAGAACGTGGTGTTCCGTGGACTCAGTGAGAGCCAGGTCGAGATCCTCCACCAGCGTCTCGAGGCGATCGGCATGGCCCGTCCCGGCGCCGAGCTGGCCCGCGACGTCGTCGCCTGCCCCGGTGCCGACACCTGCAACCTGGCTGTCACCCAGTCGCGGGGGTTGGCCAGGGCGATCGGCGAGCAGCTCGAGGAGGAAGGCCTGGCCGAGGTGGGCGGCGTGCGGATCAACATCTCGGGCTGCACCAACTCCTGCGGGCAGCACCACGCCTCCGACATCGGGTTCTTCGGCGCCGAGCGCCGCGCCCACCGCCAATCGGCGCCGGGCTACCAGATGCTGCTCGGCGGCTACGTGGGCCAGGAGACGATCCATTTCGGCGAGAAGGCGCTGCGTCTGCCGGCCAAGGCCGCGCCCGAGGCGGCCACCCGAGTGGTGCGGCGCTTCGCGGCCGAGCGCTCTGCCGGTGAGACCTTCCGGGGGTGGATGGACCGCGCCGGCGGCGTCAAGGCGGTCGCCGCCGACCTGAAGGACCTGGACTGGTTCCCCGAACCCGACGCCGGTCCCGAGTACTTCGTCGACTTCGACGAGACCGGGCCGTTCTCGGCCGAGATCGGCCAGGGGGAGTGCGCGGTCTGA
- a CDS encoding EAL domain-containing protein has translation MNQLGRAVHEVRDQRERADLAIARSAEGSPLTTVAMIGATIVAAWGLSYLWGGSRTVGPQLFYAPIIIAATRFGHVGAFVTAVVSGVVCGPLLPFNVQLDIAQSTGNWTLRLLVFVVIGQVVAALHLRSLPAVRERLEARQFRQRVLVALGGDEIRPVYQPFVDLGSGRIVGVEALARWHTPDGRVESPAEFIPQAEAAGVITHIDLEILRQAASQVVAWRETVLADFDDFVLSVNLSGRGFEDPDLASRIEAVLEDAGLPASSVVIEVTETALIADHGRAATRMAELKTVGVRIALDDFGVGQSSLAALHRYPIDVIKLDRTFLALTGVDRLGLLTAVVDLAGGLSTELVVAEGIETPAHLRGVVSAGCLFGQGFLFDQPLDAAGFGRALEAGGYHLPAVPAPLEGSPPPRL, from the coding sequence ATGAACCAGCTGGGTCGGGCGGTCCACGAGGTCAGGGACCAGCGAGAGCGGGCCGATCTGGCCATCGCCCGATCGGCGGAGGGTTCGCCGCTGACGACCGTAGCCATGATCGGCGCGACCATCGTCGCCGCCTGGGGTCTCAGCTACCTCTGGGGTGGGTCCCGGACCGTCGGCCCCCAGCTCTTCTACGCGCCGATCATCATCGCGGCCACCCGGTTCGGCCACGTCGGGGCCTTCGTCACCGCCGTCGTCTCGGGGGTCGTGTGCGGCCCGCTGCTGCCGTTCAACGTCCAGCTCGATATCGCCCAGTCGACGGGGAACTGGACCCTGCGCCTCCTGGTCTTCGTGGTCATCGGCCAGGTCGTGGCGGCGCTGCACCTCCGATCGCTGCCCGCGGTGCGCGAACGCCTCGAAGCCCGTCAGTTCCGCCAGCGGGTGCTCGTCGCGCTGGGCGGCGACGAGATCCGGCCGGTGTACCAGCCCTTCGTCGATCTGGGTTCGGGCCGCATCGTGGGGGTCGAGGCCCTCGCCAGGTGGCACACCCCCGACGGCCGGGTGGAGAGCCCGGCCGAGTTCATCCCCCAGGCAGAGGCGGCAGGGGTCATCACCCACATCGATCTCGAGATCCTCCGGCAGGCTGCGTCCCAGGTCGTCGCGTGGCGGGAGACGGTGCTTGCCGACTTCGACGACTTCGTGCTCTCGGTCAACCTGTCCGGGCGCGGGTTCGAGGATCCCGACCTCGCCTCCCGCATCGAGGCGGTTCTCGAGGACGCAGGGCTCCCCGCGAGCTCGGTGGTGATCGAGGTGACCGAGACCGCGCTGATCGCCGATCACGGGCGGGCGGCGACGCGCATGGCCGAGCTGAAGACGGTGGGCGTGAGGATCGCCCTCGACGACTTCGGGGTCGGGCAGTCGTCGCTCGCCGCGCTGCACCGCTACCCGATCGATGTCATCAAGTTGGACCGGACCTTTCTGGCGCTCACCGGGGTCGACCGCCTCGGGTTGCTCACGGCGGTCGTCGACCTGGCCGGTGGACTCAGCACCGAGCTGGTGGTCGCCGAGGGGATCGAGACGCCGGCGCACCTCCGTGGGGTGGTGTCAGCGGGGTGTCTGTTCGGCCAGGGGTTCCTGTTCGACCAGCCCCTCGACGCCGCCGGGTTCGGGCGAGCGCTGGAGGCGGGCGGGTACCACCTCCCCGCGGTCCCGGCCCCTCTCGAGGGCTCCCCGCCGCCCCGACTGTGA
- a CDS encoding lytic transglycosylase domain-containing protein translates to MHPRVRRTAALTMVVLSIAACGSDEVASDAGRTVVSAPSPASGADQASTTTTEAHPPDRPPELAAEPSGVAAQLVEAERAIRDVSTPDDELAEAARVQQYAYRVLAANPEWDDEVRAAVPADLHDPLHANVEARRELRGMHTHLLETLPAWQIVEPPPLDELMAHYLAAEEEYGVPWEYLAAIHRVETAIGRVDGVSVAGAQGPMQFMPATWDTFGEGDVHDHGDAIMAAARYLNHSGAPADMGEALFSYNRHHNYVRAIEHYASVIRDDPTAFRGYYHWQVYVLTTEGDVVMPVGFDEDERVPVEEYLAVSE, encoded by the coding sequence ATGCACCCTCGGGTCCGGCGGACGGCGGCACTCACGATGGTGGTGCTGTCGATAGCCGCCTGTGGCAGCGATGAGGTCGCCTCCGACGCGGGTCGCACCGTGGTCTCGGCGCCGTCCCCGGCATCCGGTGCCGACCAGGCCTCGACGACCACCACCGAGGCCCACCCTCCGGACCGGCCACCCGAGCTGGCTGCGGAACCGTCGGGGGTCGCCGCCCAGCTGGTCGAGGCCGAGCGGGCGATCCGTGACGTCTCGACCCCCGACGACGAGCTGGCCGAGGCCGCCCGTGTGCAGCAGTACGCCTATCGAGTCCTGGCCGCCAATCCCGAGTGGGATGACGAGGTCCGCGCCGCGGTCCCGGCCGACCTCCACGACCCGCTCCACGCCAACGTCGAGGCGCGTCGCGAGCTGCGGGGCATGCACACCCACCTGCTCGAGACCCTGCCGGCGTGGCAGATCGTCGAACCGCCGCCGCTCGACGAGCTCATGGCCCACTACCTGGCTGCCGAGGAGGAGTACGGAGTGCCGTGGGAGTACCTGGCGGCGATCCACCGCGTGGAGACCGCGATCGGTCGAGTCGACGGGGTCAGCGTGGCCGGCGCCCAGGGGCCGATGCAGTTCATGCCCGCCACCTGGGACACGTTCGGCGAGGGCGACGTGCACGACCACGGCGACGCCATCATGGCCGCCGCCCGCTACCTGAACCACAGCGGTGCGCCCGCCGACATGGGCGAAGCACTGTTCTCCTACAACCGCCACCACAACTACGTGCGGGCCATCGAGCACTATGCCTCGGTGATCCGCGACGACCCCACCGCCTTCCGGGGCTACTACCACTGGCAGGTCTATGTGCTGACCACCGAAGGCGACGTGGTGATGCCCGTGGGGTTCGACGAGGACGAGCGCGTTCCGGTCGAGGAGTACCTGGCCGTCTCGGAGTGA
- a CDS encoding enoyl-CoA hydratase-related protein, translating to MIEPSVVDDVTVLTMTAGENRFNLPFVEALTVAVDEAATRAKPLAITAEGKFFSNGLDLEWLQADQGRAETMFPAFYRLLGKILTFPGATVAAINGHAFGAGLILSAVADWRVMRADRGYFCFPEVDLGMAMSDEFDAVIKAKLPADALLHALVTGHRYGAGEAVDAGLVHRSAGEEELLDTALGMVRDLAAKDGETIGRIKAKHFERVVDLLCPNGL from the coding sequence ATGATCGAACCGAGCGTCGTCGACGACGTCACTGTGTTGACCATGACCGCCGGCGAGAACCGGTTCAACCTCCCCTTCGTCGAGGCCCTGACCGTCGCGGTCGACGAGGCAGCCACACGAGCCAAGCCCCTGGCGATCACCGCCGAGGGCAAGTTCTTCTCCAACGGGCTCGACCTGGAGTGGCTGCAGGCAGACCAGGGCCGCGCCGAGACGATGTTCCCCGCCTTCTACCGCCTGCTGGGCAAGATCCTGACCTTTCCCGGCGCGACGGTCGCGGCGATCAACGGCCACGCCTTCGGGGCGGGGCTCATTCTCTCGGCGGTCGCCGACTGGCGGGTGATGCGGGCCGATCGCGGCTACTTCTGCTTCCCCGAGGTCGACCTGGGCATGGCCATGTCCGACGAGTTCGACGCCGTCATCAAGGCCAAGCTCCCCGCCGATGCGCTGCTCCATGCGCTCGTCACCGGCCACCGGTACGGCGCCGGCGAGGCGGTCGACGCCGGGCTGGTCCACCGCTCAGCAGGCGAGGAGGAGCTGCTCGACACCGCGCTCGGCATGGTCCGCGACCTGGCCGCCAAGGACGGCGAGACGATCGGCCGCATCAAGGCCAAGCACTTCGAGCGCGTGGTCGATCTCCTCTGCCCCAACGGGCTCTGA
- a CDS encoding aldo/keto reductase, translating to MRYRSLGTTGVKVSNLCLGAMNFAHGNEDEGVAVITKALDEGINFVDTADVYSAGQSEQVVAKALKGRRDEVVLATKFHGPMGEDPNQRGNSRRWIVQEVDNSLRRLDTDRIDLYQVHRPDPATDIDDTLSALSDLVHQGKILTLGSSTFPAEQIVEAQWVAEKRGHERFRVEQPPYSIFVRGIESSVLPTAERYGMGVIPWSPLNGGFLTGRYRPGEDVPAEGRAARQPERFNPEHAGVSRKLDLIPELEKVAADAGLTLPHLALGFVLAHPAISSAIIGPRTMEQFEGVLGAGEVVLDDATLDRIDELVPPGANLNPADAGWQSPAVAQPWRRRRPLGAR from the coding sequence ATGCGCTACCGATCACTGGGCACGACCGGCGTCAAGGTCAGCAACCTCTGCTTGGGGGCGATGAACTTCGCCCACGGCAACGAGGACGAGGGCGTCGCCGTCATCACCAAGGCGCTCGACGAGGGGATCAACTTCGTTGACACCGCCGACGTCTACTCGGCGGGCCAGTCCGAGCAGGTCGTCGCCAAGGCCCTGAAGGGTCGTCGCGACGAGGTCGTGCTGGCCACCAAGTTCCACGGCCCGATGGGCGAGGACCCCAACCAGCGGGGCAACAGCCGCCGGTGGATCGTCCAGGAGGTCGACAACAGTCTCCGCCGCCTCGACACCGACCGCATCGACCTCTACCAGGTGCACCGCCCCGACCCCGCCACCGACATCGACGACACGCTCTCGGCGCTGTCGGACCTGGTCCACCAGGGCAAGATCCTCACCCTCGGCTCGTCGACCTTTCCCGCCGAGCAGATCGTCGAGGCACAGTGGGTGGCCGAGAAGCGGGGCCACGAGCGGTTCCGGGTCGAGCAGCCGCCCTACTCGATCTTCGTGCGTGGCATCGAGTCGTCGGTCCTTCCCACCGCCGAGCGCTACGGCATGGGCGTCATCCCGTGGAGCCCGCTCAACGGTGGCTTCCTCACCGGTCGCTACCGTCCCGGCGAAGACGTCCCGGCCGAGGGCCGCGCCGCCCGCCAACCCGAGCGCTTCAACCCCGAACACGCGGGCGTGAGCCGCAAGCTCGACCTGATCCCCGAGCTGGAGAAGGTCGCGGCCGACGCAGGGCTCACCTTGCCCCACCTGGCGCTCGGCTTCGTGTTGGCCCACCCGGCGATCAGCTCGGCCATCATCGGTCCCCGCACGATGGAGCAGTTCGAGGGCGTGCTGGGGGCGGGCGAGGTCGTGCTCGACGACGCCACCCTCGACCGCATCGACGAGCTGGTGCCCCCGGGCGCCAACCTCAACCCGGCCGATGCCGGCTGGCAGTCGCCGGCGGTCGCCCAGCCCTGGCGCCGGCGCCGGCCCCTCGGCGCCCGCTGA
- a CDS encoding DUF4202 domain-containing protein → MRGLNRPDPSARPDPSDRYATAVSIIDSANAEDPNQVTVRGERRPLALAHGQLAAEWVARLVPDADEALLLAARAHHLRRWEVPRSSYPEGRAGYLRWRRDQKDRHAEQVADLLGTAGYDEATIHRVQTLVRRQRLDNESGTQTVEDAACLVFLETQLVEVSGQLERDHLIEVITKTANKMSPAALGLVDEVPLGDEARQILADALG, encoded by the coding sequence GTGCGCGGTCTGAACCGGCCAGACCCCTCCGCCCGGCCAGACCCCTCCGACCGGTACGCCACCGCCGTCTCGATCATCGATTCGGCCAACGCCGAGGACCCCAACCAGGTGACGGTCCGGGGTGAGCGCCGCCCGCTCGCCCTCGCGCACGGTCAGCTCGCCGCCGAGTGGGTCGCCCGCCTCGTCCCCGACGCCGACGAGGCGCTGCTGCTCGCGGCCCGGGCCCACCACCTCCGGCGGTGGGAGGTGCCCCGGTCCTCGTACCCCGAGGGTCGGGCCGGCTACCTGCGCTGGCGACGCGACCAGAAGGACCGCCATGCCGAGCAGGTGGCCGACCTGCTGGGCACGGCCGGCTACGACGAGGCCACCATCCACCGGGTGCAGACCCTGGTGCGGCGCCAGCGACTCGACAACGAGTCAGGCACCCAGACGGTCGAGGATGCGGCGTGCCTGGTGTTCCTCGAGACCCAGCTGGTCGAGGTGTCCGGACAGCTCGAGCGCGACCACCTGATCGAGGTGATCACCAAGACGGCCAACAAGATGAGCCCCGCCGCCCTTGGCCTGGTGGACGAGGTGCCGCTCGGCGACGAGGCCCGCCAGATCCTGGCCGACGCGCTCGGCTGA
- a CDS encoding phosphotransferase, which translates to MTIASIPSSIEEISPAWLADATGLEIHGLEAEQIGVGIGVSSALYRLHLDGSDCPASVVVKLPALDEAAVFTSTILRMYHREVGFFAQLADQCPVRVPTSYHGAVDEETAQFVIVMEDMGAMRVVDQLDGMALSDAERAVDALAAWQATWWREVDHLVESGTAIALDDPIYPAVLPLVFAEGWEKVTGLLELPESIRHVGDRWVGGFERLLADLAQGPNTLAHGDYRGDNIMFDDDGSVVLLDFQLIGSGSAAYDLAYFITQSLDADMAAGHERALFDRWIDGLRAGGVPEADLGRMWEDYRKAALFCLCYPVIASRGMDFSDPRQMALVECMNSRYARAVEELSLADLL; encoded by the coding sequence ATGACCATCGCGAGCATCCCGTCGTCGATCGAAGAGATCAGCCCGGCATGGCTGGCCGACGCGACCGGGCTGGAGATCCACGGGTTGGAGGCCGAACAGATCGGTGTCGGCATCGGGGTGAGCAGCGCTCTCTACCGCCTCCACCTCGACGGGTCGGACTGCCCCGCCAGTGTGGTGGTGAAGTTGCCGGCGCTCGACGAGGCGGCCGTGTTCACCTCCACGATCCTGCGGATGTACCACCGCGAGGTCGGCTTCTTCGCGCAGCTCGCCGACCAGTGTCCCGTGCGGGTGCCGACCAGCTATCACGGAGCGGTCGACGAGGAGACGGCCCAGTTCGTCATCGTCATGGAGGACATGGGGGCCATGCGCGTCGTCGACCAGCTCGACGGCATGGCGCTGTCCGACGCCGAGCGGGCCGTCGATGCCCTCGCGGCCTGGCAGGCCACCTGGTGGCGCGAGGTCGATCACCTCGTGGAGTCCGGCACCGCCATCGCGCTCGACGATCCGATCTACCCCGCGGTGCTGCCGCTGGTGTTCGCCGAGGGATGGGAGAAGGTCACCGGTCTCCTCGAGCTGCCTGAGAGCATCCGCCACGTGGGCGACCGATGGGTGGGGGGGTTCGAGCGGCTCCTCGCCGACCTGGCCCAGGGTCCCAACACCCTGGCCCACGGCGACTACCGCGGTGACAACATCATGTTCGACGACGACGGCTCGGTGGTCCTGCTCGACTTCCAGCTCATCGGCTCGGGCAGCGCGGCGTACGACCTGGCCTACTTCATCACCCAGAGCCTCGATGCCGACATGGCCGCCGGCCACGAGCGGGCGCTGTTCGACCGGTGGATCGACGGACTCCGGGCAGGTGGTGTGCCCGAGGCCGACCTCGGCCGCATGTGGGAGGACTACCGCAAGGCGGCGCTGTTCTGCCTGTGCTACCCGGTGATCGCCAGCCGCGGGATGGACTTCTCGGATCCGCGGCAGATGGCGCTGGTCGAGTGCATGAACAGCCGCTACGCGCGAGCGGTCGAAGAGCTGTCGCTGGCCGATCTGCTCTGA
- a CDS encoding NADH-ubiquinone oxidoreductase-F iron-sulfur binding region domain-containing protein — MAEPYLLPTEAITSLDHYLATDVGGLGVQAAQQMGPQATIEAITASGLRGRGGAGFPTGRKWASIAGAGDGRRYVVCNAAEGEPGTFKDRALMRANPYQLVEGVIIAAFALDAAEAYICLKASFEQELEAVTRAVQEMQSAGICSDCTVNIVAGPDEYLYGEEKAMLEVIEGNPPLPRWFPPYQHGLFASAPQLGWQATERSDASGGPTGSNPTLANNVETLSNVPHILVKGVDWFRSMGTEESPGNVVATVVGDVVAPDVGEIELGTPLRTVIDAVGSGLTGGRSVKAVFSGVANAVVTAEHLDTPVTYEDFQRIGSGMGSVGFIVCDDTTCMVDTAYRFSRFLSVESCGQCPPCKLGSSEITLHLENIERGAGTDEDLQGIIHWLGRVTDGARCYLATEEREVVASILDAFTVEFADHIEQHRCPRPRQLPIPKLVDLADGVATYDESFWRKRPDWTYDPE; from the coding sequence ATGGCCGAGCCGTACCTGTTGCCGACCGAGGCGATCACATCGCTCGACCACTACCTCGCCACCGACGTGGGCGGGCTCGGTGTCCAGGCCGCCCAGCAGATGGGGCCACAGGCCACCATCGAGGCGATCACCGCCTCGGGGCTGCGGGGTCGCGGTGGCGCCGGGTTCCCGACCGGTCGCAAGTGGGCCAGCATCGCCGGCGCAGGCGACGGCCGCCGCTACGTGGTCTGCAACGCCGCCGAGGGCGAGCCGGGCACCTTCAAGGACCGAGCCCTCATGCGGGCCAACCCCTACCAGCTCGTCGAGGGGGTGATCATCGCTGCCTTCGCCCTCGACGCCGCCGAGGCCTACATCTGCCTCAAGGCCAGCTTCGAACAGGAGCTGGAGGCCGTCACCCGGGCCGTGCAGGAGATGCAGTCGGCGGGGATCTGTTCGGACTGCACGGTGAACATCGTCGCCGGACCCGACGAGTACCTCTACGGCGAGGAGAAGGCGATGCTCGAGGTGATCGAGGGCAACCCGCCGCTTCCCCGGTGGTTCCCGCCCTACCAGCACGGGCTCTTCGCCTCCGCTCCCCAGCTGGGCTGGCAGGCCACCGAGCGCTCGGATGCCTCAGGAGGCCCGACCGGCTCCAACCCCACGCTGGCGAACAACGTCGAGACCCTCTCCAACGTGCCCCACATCCTGGTCAAGGGCGTGGACTGGTTCCGCTCGATGGGCACCGAGGAGTCGCCCGGCAACGTGGTCGCCACCGTCGTCGGCGACGTCGTCGCGCCCGACGTCGGCGAGATCGAGCTGGGCACACCGCTGCGCACGGTGATCGACGCGGTCGGCAGCGGTCTGACGGGGGGACGCAGCGTCAAGGCCGTGTTCTCCGGAGTGGCCAACGCCGTGGTCACCGCCGAGCACCTCGACACACCGGTCACCTACGAGGACTTTCAGCGCATCGGCTCCGGCATGGGGTCGGTGGGGTTCATCGTCTGCGACGACACCACCTGCATGGTCGACACCGCCTACCGCTTCTCGCGCTTCTTGTCGGTCGAGTCGTGCGGACAGTGCCCGCCCTGCAAGCTGGGTTCGAGCGAGATCACCCTGCACCTCGAGAACATCGAGCGTGGTGCCGGAACCGACGAAGACCTGCAGGGGATCATCCACTGGCTCGGCCGGGTCACCGACGGCGCCCGCTGCTACCTCGCCACCGAGGAGCGCGAGGTCGTGGCCAGCATCCTCGACGCCTTCACCGTCGAGTTCGCCGATCACATCGAACAGCATCGTTGCCCACGGCCCCGCCAGCTGCCCATCCCCAAGCTGGTCGATCTGGCCGACGGAGTCGCCACCTACGACGAGTCGTTCTGGCGCAAGCGTCCCGACTGGACCTACGACCCCGAGTAG